AAATCAAGGGCTCTAGGAACTTAATGTCTCAATGCGACAAAGTTATCCTTTCTAGCCAAAAAAGTTGGCGCCACTTCGCAACGAAGTATAGCAACTAAACAAGGAGGGCAAACTTGTTTTTCGATAAACTTGAAGATCATTTCTATATGAATCTCCTAACCTCGTTCCTACTAATCGCACTCATTATTTTTGTACGATCAGTGGCTGTTAAATATATCCGCAAACTCAGCAAAACTTCCATGGAAACTAGGCGGAAGTGGATTGCCCAAACGAGAAACTACTCAATTTTTGTTGCACTCATTGGCTTGTTTCTGGTTTGGTCTACGGAACTCAAGACCGTAGCTGTCACGCTACTCGCTTTAGCGGTGGCATTTGTGATCGCTACTAAAGAGCTATTGCTTTGCTTCCTGGGTTGGGTACTTATGGTCTCATCCAAAGAATTTGATGTAGGCGACCGAATCGAGGTAGGAACCTTCCGAGGTGATGTTGTTAACTATAACATTTTTACAACAACCTTGTACGAAGTCGGCCCTGGAAAGGAGCATCATCAATTCACCGGTCGCATGGTGGTCATGCCGAACAGCATCTTGCTTAGCACTCCCATTACAAACGAAAGTGTCACGGGTCGGTTTGTACTCCACGTTTTTAGAGTTCCCCTCAAACGATCTGACGATTGGCAATTAGCAGCAGATAGGATCATTGCAATTGCCAACGAGCAGTGCGCAGAGTTTATAGAAGAGGCTCGAAAACAATTTGTTCGCGTCGCCGAAAAACAAGTCATTCAAGCTCCGAGTGTCGAGCCAAGACTTCACTATTCCTTTAATGCAGCAGATCAGGTCGATCTCGTCATTCGGATTCCCACGCCATCTAAACAGAAGGGCAAGATAGAGCAAGCAATTTTGCAAAAATTCATGACAGACCCCGAAACTCTTGCCATTCTGAAAGGCAAGGAGTGAATGACACTTATTATCAATCCACGTCAGGCATTTCTATGATATCCTGGCCCTAATTTTTAATGATTTTTGGAGAATACCTATGGCTTTGACAGAGTCCCTAGACCTTGAGCCTGGAACTATGCCGCCAGCCTTTGCTCTTCCAGACACCGATGGCTCCTTGGTCACTCTCGATCAGTTTAAAGATAATCCGATTCTTGTAGTTAGCTTCATTTGCAATCATTGTCCTTTTGTAAAGCATATTGCAGATCCCTTGGCAGCGCTTGCTCGGGACTATCAGAAGAAAGGAATTGCATTTGTCGCCATCAGCTCCAATGACGTCGCTAACTATCCGGAAGACAGCCCAGAAAAAATGGCTGAAGAGAAGACGCTCCGCGGCTACACTTTTCCTTACCTCTACGATGAAAGCCAGGCCGTTGCCAAGGCCTATCGTGCTGTTTGTACCCCGGATATTTTTGTGTTTGTTAGAAATCAAGGGTTAGCGTATCACGGTCAGTTCGACAATTCACGCCCCAGTCAGGGCAAGGCTACGGGAGAAGACTTGAGTCGGGCCTTAGATAGCCTTCTTGAAAACCCCAGTACGACTTTATCAATGAAACCAAGTGTTGGTTGTAATATCAAATGGAAGGACTAACATAAATAGTTCCGAATACCCCTCCCTCTAAAAAAATGTTCTCGATAAGAGGAATTATGAGCCACAAAGGGAACCTTTTTAGAACCCTTTCGGGGAAAGATTTTCGATAGGAGTTCGCTCTAATCCGCTGCGAACTTAATAATTTTACTAATTAATCTTCGACTTACTAGGTTCACTAGAAGAGAATCTTTGTCAAATAGTTGCCAAGTAAGCTCTTGGCGTCGGAGTCATTATCGGTTTATCTTCGCAACAGGACTTCGATAAACTTTTTTGATGAAAAGGACTCAGTATGAAACTTCTATCATGGCTTGCTTTAGGCTTCGCAGCTCTTAGCTTATCTCCTGCACAGGCTCAAATCGATACTGAAGAGCGTTACCTACTCAAGACTCTATTCCGTGGTGACGGTGAGTGTTTAGAGGGAAATCGATTTGCAAGTAGCTCTACCTTAGGTGGTGCTGCATTCATGTCCGAATGCAGGCCATTCTCTGGTCAAATTTTTCGCTTTGAAGAATCTGGGTTGGATGGGTACTACCTTCTGAAAACTGAGTTTCTTGGCGATGACTTCTGTCTAGAAGGCAATGAGTTTGCTCCCAGCTCGACACTCAAAGGTGCTGCATTTATGGCTCCGTGCGATCGACCTGCCACGGGTCAACTGTGGCGCATTGAAA
This region of Pseudobacteriovorax antillogorgiicola genomic DNA includes:
- a CDS encoding thioredoxin family protein yields the protein MALTESLDLEPGTMPPAFALPDTDGSLVTLDQFKDNPILVVSFICNHCPFVKHIADPLAALARDYQKKGIAFVAISSNDVANYPEDSPEKMAEEKTLRGYTFPYLYDESQAVAKAYRAVCTPDIFVFVRNQGLAYHGQFDNSRPSQGKATGEDLSRALDSLLENPSTTLSMKPSVGCNIKWKD
- a CDS encoding mechanosensitive ion channel family protein; this encodes MFFDKLEDHFYMNLLTSFLLIALIIFVRSVAVKYIRKLSKTSMETRRKWIAQTRNYSIFVALIGLFLVWSTELKTVAVTLLALAVAFVIATKELLLCFLGWVLMVSSKEFDVGDRIEVGTFRGDVVNYNIFTTTLYEVGPGKEHHQFTGRMVVMPNSILLSTPITNESVTGRFVLHVFRVPLKRSDDWQLAADRIIAIANEQCAEFIEEARKQFVRVAEKQVIQAPSVEPRLHYSFNAADQVDLVIRIPTPSKQKGKIEQAILQKFMTDPETLAILKGKE